In Deltaproteobacteria bacterium, the genomic window GGCCATACCAGGAAGCAAGGCCTGTTTCTTCAAAACCATAAGAGGAGGCAACCGGCGTGTACCATTTACCGTCTATCTTATAGGGTTTTTGCGTTCCCTTTCTCACCTTGTATTCCGGCGGCGATGCAGAAGCACAGCCACAGGAAAAGAGAATAAGCGCTATCATTAACAAAAGTTTATCTTGCATGGCCCCCTCCATCGATCAATAATACTTTAAACAACCTGCTACTCGATGACAATGAAAATCGAAGCGCTTTCGTCATTATTGACTGCATGGAACCTCTCTGATATAGTTGAATATCCGCAAAATAAACAAACGAGGATATATGTCTGAAACAAAACTCACCCATTTTGACGAATCGGGCCGCGCAAAAATGGTCGATGTATCGAACAAGAGTATAACAACCAGAGAAGCGGTTGCAACAGGCGCTATCTTCATGAAACCCGAAACCCTCGCTCTCATCGAAAGCGGCAATATAAAAAAAGGAGACGTTCTCGCCGTTGCCCAGGTAGCGGGTATTATGGGAGCAAAAAAAACATCTCATATTATTCCCATGTGCCACCCCCTTATGCTGACAGGCGTCAGCATCGCTTTTGACATCAGTGAGTCTCCCGACAAAAGAGGCCTTAGAAAAATAGACATTTCGGCAACGGTAAAAACCAAAGGGCAAACAGGCGTCGAAATGGAGGCATTAACAGCCGTATCGACGGCAGCCCTCACTATTTACGACATGTGTAAAGCCGCCGATAAGGATATGATCATCGGCGAGACTGCCCTTCTTTCCAAAAGAGGAGGGAAAAGCGGCACATACATAAGGGGAGGAAACAAGTGAAGGTAACGATAAAACTATTTGCAAACCTCAAGGATCTTGCAGGAACATCGGAAGTGGAAATGGATTTGCAGGAGGGAACAAAAATTAATGACTTTATGCAGGTGATCTGCGGCAAGTTTCCTTCCCTCAAGGATATTATAGAAACAAGAAAGATCTTTATATCCATCAACCAGGAGATGGCAGGAAAAGAAGACAGTTTAAACGAAGGGGATGAGGTAGGACTTCTCCCCCCTTTTTCGGGAGGATGATATGGTAAGAATTCAAAAGGAAGATTTTTCCATTGATAAAGAGGTAAAAAACATTCTCAAAAGCTCTAAAAGCATTGGAGGTGTTGCTACCTTTCTTGGCACGGCAAGGGATATTTCCAAAGGCAGGGACATCGAGATCATCTCCTTTGAGCATTATCACGGCATGGCCGAAAAGAAGCTCAAAGAATTAAGAGACGAAATTCTCGATAATTACGACATTATCGATCTATCCATCGTCCATCGGGTGGGAGATGTGAGACCCGGCGACAACATCGTTCTCATTGTTGCAGCAGCAAGGCACAGGGCCGAGGCCTTCGACGCCTGCAGGTCATGCATTGATGAACTGAAAAGGGTGGTTCCTATCTGGAAAAAAGAGATCACCACAGAGGGGGATTACTGGGTAGAGGAACATCCCTGATATGGCAGAAAAAATCCCAATTGTTACCTTTATCGGTAAATCAAACAGCGGCAAAACAACACTTCTCGTCAAAATAATCCCGGAACTGAAAAAAAGGGGCTATCGCATTGCCACCATAAAACATTCTCACCACAATGTAAACATCGACAAAAAAGGGAAAGATTCCTGGAAACATAAGGAGGCCGGCTCAGAAACAGTTATCCTCATGTCGGGAAAAACAGTCTCCATGGTCCGTGAGTACGAGGAAGAACCCCAGGTTGAATTCATTAGGGATCGCTTCATCGACAGTGTCGACATTGTATTGGCAGAAGGTTTTAAGTGGACGGATGTTCCCAAAATATGGGTATTCAGGAAAGAGAACTCCTCCACTATTATCAGGAAAGATGAAAGTCTCATTGCCGTCGTATCCGATGATGAAACGGACCTGGGCGTTCCCTGGATACATATTGACGACATAAGCAAGGTAGCCGATTTTGTGGAGGAGAAGTTTTTGAAACGGTAAGGCCTTTTTTTTAACCCTGCAAAAGATAATTAGACACAGATATACACTGATTCCTTATGATTAACACTGATTAATCTCTCTTTTAAAATCATAAATAAGCAGTGTCAAAAAATTCATCATAACATGACCCAATGTTTGACAACGTAACAGGCATCGTCCTTGCCGGTGGGGAAAGCAGGCGCATGGGGCAACCCAAGGCGGCCATCGATGTGGAAGGCACACCACTTCTAAAAAAGAGTGTACAGCTCTTCAAGGAACTATTTCCCAGGGTTATTGCCATTTCAAAAAAAACGGGGTCTTTCGGCAACGTCGGTTGCGAGGAATCGGGCGACCTCTTTCCCGGTATGGGCCCCATGGTGGGAATTTTAACGGCCTTTAAAATTACTGCCTCTGATTACCTCTTTGTTGCCGCCTGCGACATGCCCTTTCTTAACAGGAAGGTCATCGAGCTGATCGTAGAGGAGGGACAGGGATACGACGTTGCCCTTCCTAAAATCGGAGGTAAGGGCGACCCCCTGCACGCTCTGTACAGCAAAAACTGTTACCACAAAATGCTCTCATTCATGGAGAAGGGAGGACGAAGCCTGAACCGCTTTATTAATGCTCTTCATAGGGAAAGTGTCAGATATATAGGGGAAGAAGAGATAAAAAAAGTCGATCCCCATGCCCTCTCCCTTTTCAACATGAATACGCCCGAAGAACTCGAAAAGGCAAAGCAACTGATAAAGGGTGGTAAATAATGCTCGAATTTTTCCTCTGGGCAGGAGCAATTCTCTGGATCATCTTTTTTATCAACCTCACCATCAACCTCCTTATAGCCCCAAACCTCGAAGAATACACTGCCCGGCTTCCGGAAAAACCGCCAAAAGTTTCCATTGTCGTTCCTGCAAGAAATGAGGAACGATACATCTATCAGGCAGTCACCTCCTTTTGCAGCCAGGATTATCCCGATTATGAAGTGATCGTTGTCGATGACGGCTCGACTGACGCCACTCCGGCCTTACTGGAAGAACTTACCCGTAAATTTTCCCATCTGAAAGTTATTAAAGGCGAAGAGCCGCCACCGGGCTGGCTTGGCAAACCCAATACCCTGGAAAGAGGCAGAAAAGAGGCCGGGGGAGAGTGGTTCCTCTTTGTCGATGCTGATGTTATCTACGATCCTCAACTACTCTCAAAAACGATGAGCCACACGCTGCACGAGAAAGCAGACATGATGTTTTTGGGCCCCACCTTTTTGACGAAAGGTATTCTGGAAGCAACCCTCATGTCGACGCTCTACTTTCTCGCCACCGCTGCTTACCCAATGTACCTCACCGTTATTTCAAAAAGCCGCCGTTTTGCCGCAGGAAGCGGCTGTTTCAACCTTATCAGCAGAAAAGCGCTTGAGGCCAGCGGCGCCTTTGAATCCCTGAAAAGTGAGGTCATTGATGACCTGGGACTTGGTTATAAGGTAAAGGGGGCCGGTTTCAGGCAGACAAGCGCCCGATCAGGAAAAATGATACAAATACGAATGTATGAAGGAGCAAGGGAAACCATTAAGGGTTTTACAAAAAACATGTACCCCATGATGAAGCGCCATCCCGTCCTCTTCGGCCTGCCCGTAATCGGCGGCATACTCATTACCTTTCTTCCTTACTACGGATTCTTTTCCACTCTGCTCACAGGCAACCTCTCCCTTCCTGCCGCCATATCCCTTTTGCTCATGCATATTGTCTTCTTCCGGCAAGCCACCGTTTTTCACCAGCCCCGGATTATCACTTTTTTAAATCCTGTGAGAGAGCTTGGCTGGTGGTGGATATTCTTCCGGTCTATGGCTGTCTATTACAGTCAGGGGATTGTCTGGCGGGGGAGACGTTTTGAAAAGTAGCAGGGCAAACTCTGAACATCCCAAATTAAGTGGTTCTTCTCTAAAGGTTGGTAAAGACCGCAAAATATCATGGCAACCGTTGTTGACAGGGTTTAGACCCTGAATTAAAAAATCCCTTAAACAACCACCCCTTAATCCCTTTATGCCCTTTGGGTGCTCCTTATCAAGGAGGGGAGATGTGATTGTACAAGAGATCGCTCTTTCGCCAATTACCGATTAAAGCAAAAAAAGCCCTCTCAGTCTAATTAAAGCCAGGCAAGCAATTGCATAACAAAATGCAGCAAAGATCTGCAGGCTGTTAAATCCGAAGTTTAAGGCAATAAGCATGGCAAGGACTGAACTGATAACGGAAAAGGAACCGTTTATGCACCATGCCCAGGGAATGAGTCTCTCCTCACTTTTGCCAATAAGCCACATGCCCGTGGGAAAGGGAATTCCCATAAAAATACCGAGCGGTGCCAGCAGAAAAAAGGTCATCACATATTTGCCGCCCAGGGAAAAAACAGCCATAACTTCTACCGCCTTTGGAAGTACAAAGAGATAGAAAAGAACAAGCAAGGCCAGCAAAAGAATAATTCCTGCTGAATATTTCCTGATAATCTCAAAGCGCCCTGACAGGTAACTTCCCACCCCCGTTGAAATGAGAAGGGAAAAGAGTACTGCTGAAATAGCATAGACGCCTTCACCAAGTACGGGAATCAGCCTCTGGATGAGGGCAATCTCGACAAACATAAAAGCGATCCCTATGGCGGCAAAATAAAGAGCAAGCGGAAAAAGTCCAGGTATTTTTTCTCTTCCCTTCTTCATAAATATGAGCGGCGTCACAATAAGAATAAAACTCGCTATGGCGGATTGAATGAGTATCCAGGGTAATAGATAGCCTCCCTCAATGAGGACACCCCATTTTTTACCGACACTTTCGTAGGTCTCCTTCATCCTCGTCATTTTAAAGGTGTGGCCGAAAAAGGGCCTGTCATCTCTTGCAGGAGCAACATTAAAAAGATAGTTTTTATAAAGGTCCCCTCGCAATCCTTTATCAAAGATCTGCACAAAAAGCCTGTAGTAGAGGGGTTCATGAAAACGATTATTCATATTAGCCTCCCCCTCTTTCATACCTGCATACCAGACAAGATCAAAAGATTCCTCATGAGAGAATTTTTTAATTGCCTTAATGTCCTCCTCCAGGAACCCCCCTTTTTTCACAAGTATGGTCATTACTCCCCAGCTTCTAACAGCTGCAATCGAGTTATCGGCATGACTGATCCCCCTTTCCTCCAGGGCAGTCACAATGGTTGAAAAAAGTTTAACTTCCTGTCTCGGCGGGGGGAGAAGGTAGAGGCTAAAAGCCAGAATACCATCATCCTTAAGGTAAAGCATGTAATCCTTGATCGCTTCAACGGTAAGCCTGTAATCCTCCTGCAGCCCCAGAATTCCCGATGAGGATGAACCCAGTGTACCTGTCAGGGGAACCTGTATAATATCGAACTTGAGATCCAGTCCTTTGAGGATATTTCTCGCCGGTCCGTAAATAATATTTGCTTCTTTGTAAATATGACCGCTGAAAGGCGCCAGAGAGCCTGTCATTGCCTCAATGATTATACTGCTGTTTTCTGATCCTGTTACACTGGACGCCCCGTTTTGAAGTGCCGACAGCAATTCCATCCCTCCGCCGGCATCGACAACAAATACATGCCCTCCCTCGGCAATTTTGTAAGGTAAGGATGATGGAAGATGAGAGAGGAAGGAGAGATTACCCTTCCTGTCGCTTACCGTCATGAGCCCTCCCCCGTTTAACGTAAAACCCATCTGCTTGGGCAGAGGGGAAGTGTAATTGAGGCTGATTCCCGGCGCCGCTCTGACAACAGGGCTTTCGACAATATCTATCTCCCCTGCCGGGGAAAATATTCTGTCCAGACGTTTTGCACCGGGAAACTTAAGTATGGAAGATATTTCCCTGTAGGGCGAAAGTTTAAGTTCCAGTAAATCATAGGGAGAAAACATCATCGACAAGAGGATTAATAATGAAAATAGGGGAAACAAAGCATTCCTAATGCTCCACCTCTTTATAAAAAGAAAAGCTGATGAAAGTGCCAGCAGGGAAGAAATAATAACAGCCCTTTCTCCACCGTAAAAACTTAATACCCCAAGAATAACCAGGCAGCCCGTTCCCGCACCGGCGAGATCGGAAAAATATATACGGTGTACATTAGCGCTTTCAGCCCTGATAGCTGCCGATATGATCATGCCTGATAAAATAAAAGGGAGAGAGAGAATGAGATATTGATAAAAGATTTTTATAAACTC contains:
- a CDS encoding molybdenum cofactor biosynthesis protein MoaE, which encodes MVRIQKEDFSIDKEVKNILKSSKSIGGVATFLGTARDISKGRDIEIISFEHYHGMAEKKLKELRDEILDNYDIIDLSIVHRVGDVRPGDNIVLIVAAARHRAEAFDACRSCIDELKRVVPIWKKEITTEGDYWVEEHP
- the mobB gene encoding molybdopterin-guanine dinucleotide biosynthesis protein B, with translation MAEKIPIVTFIGKSNSGKTTLLVKIIPELKKRGYRIATIKHSHHNVNIDKKGKDSWKHKEAGSETVILMSGKTVSMVREYEEEPQVEFIRDRFIDSVDIVLAEGFKWTDVPKIWVFRKENSSTIIRKDESLIAVVSDDETDLGVPWIHIDDISKVADFVEEKFLKR
- a CDS encoding glycosyltransferase family 2 protein encodes the protein MLEFFLWAGAILWIIFFINLTINLLIAPNLEEYTARLPEKPPKVSIVVPARNEERYIYQAVTSFCSQDYPDYEVIVVDDGSTDATPALLEELTRKFSHLKVIKGEEPPPGWLGKPNTLERGRKEAGGEWFLFVDADVIYDPQLLSKTMSHTLHEKADMMFLGPTFLTKGILEATLMSTLYFLATAAYPMYLTVISKSRRFAAGSGCFNLISRKALEASGAFESLKSEVIDDLGLGYKVKGAGFRQTSARSGKMIQIRMYEGARETIKGFTKNMYPMMKRHPVLFGLPVIGGILITFLPYYGFFSTLLTGNLSLPAAISLLLMHIVFFRQATVFHQPRIITFLNPVRELGWWWIFFRSMAVYYSQGIVWRGRRFEK
- the moaC gene encoding cyclic pyranopterin monophosphate synthase MoaC: MSETKLTHFDESGRAKMVDVSNKSITTREAVATGAIFMKPETLALIESGNIKKGDVLAVAQVAGIMGAKKTSHIIPMCHPLMLTGVSIAFDISESPDKRGLRKIDISATVKTKGQTGVEMEALTAVSTAALTIYDMCKAADKDMIIGETALLSKRGGKSGTYIRGGNK
- a CDS encoding molybdenum cofactor guanylyltransferase produces the protein MFDNVTGIVLAGGESRRMGQPKAAIDVEGTPLLKKSVQLFKELFPRVIAISKKTGSFGNVGCEESGDLFPGMGPMVGILTAFKITASDYLFVAACDMPFLNRKVIELIVEEGQGYDVALPKIGGKGDPLHALYSKNCYHKMLSFMEKGGRSLNRFINALHRESVRYIGEEEIKKVDPHALSLFNMNTPEELEKAKQLIKGGK
- a CDS encoding MoaD/ThiS family protein, translated to MKVTIKLFANLKDLAGTSEVEMDLQEGTKINDFMQVICGKFPSLKDIIETRKIFISINQEMAGKEDSLNEGDEVGLLPPFSGG